A section of the Primulina eburnea isolate SZY01 chromosome 1, ASM2296580v1, whole genome shotgun sequence genome encodes:
- the LOC140829947 gene encoding magnesium transporter MRS2-4-like, with protein MGKLTLRRRKKSALPPTIEVARNSMMAAAAATASKAVVKKKAAGARLWMRMDRWGQSELIECDKSVIIKRASIPGRDLRILGPIFSNSSSILAREKAMIVNLEYIRAIVTAEEVLLLDPLRQEVLPFVDQLRRQLPHKSPSEQVAGQMTSPYNELQSPTTGQWLTVPEATGGLQDELPFEFQVLEIALEVVCTYLDSSVAELERDAYPALDELARHVSTKNLEHVRSLKSNLTRLLARVQKVRDEIEHLLDDNEDMAQLYLTRKWIQNQQYEVMPGAMALNGVVPAAHHLGRLSSTRSGSLVSNYQNDHDVEDLEMLLEAYFTQLDGTRNKILSVREYIDDTEDYVNIQLDNQRNELIQLQLTLTIASFAIAVETLLAGIFGMNIPCTLYNTNGIFGRVVGSMSAACIVLFFLVLWYARCKKLIGN; from the exons ATGGGAAAATTGACTCTCAGGCGGAGGAAGAAGTCTGCTCTGCCGCCGACGATTGAGGTAGCAAGGAATTCGATGATGGCGGCAGCTGCGGCTACGGCGAGCAAGGCGGTGGTGAAGAAGAAGGCTGCAGGTGCGCGCCTGTGGATGAGAATGGATCGGTGGGGGCAATCGGAGCTCATTGAATGTGATAAGAGCGTGATAATTAAAAGGGCTTCGATTCCCGGGAGGGATTTGAGGATCCTTGGGCCCATATTCTCTAATTCCTCCAGCATCCTCG CTAGGGAGAAAGCCATGATTGTAAACTTGGAATATATAAGAGCAATAGTTACTGCTGAAGAAGTATTATTGCTTGATCCTCTTCGACAGGAGGTACTTCCGTTTGTTGATCAGCTGAGGCGGCAATTACCACATAAAAGCCCTTCTGAGCAAGTGGCAGGCCAAATGACCTCTCCATATAACGAATTGCAATCTCCCACAACCGGGCAGTGGTTAACTGTTCCTGAAGCCACGGGAGGTTTGCAAGACGAACTACCTTTTGAGTTCCAGGTTTTGGAAATAGCATTAGAGGTTGTTTGTACATATTTGGATTCCAGTGTGGCAGAACTTGAGAGAGATGCTTACCCTGCTCTCGATGAACTGGCTAGACATGTGAGCACCAAGAATCTTGAGCATGTGCGGAGTCTCAAAAGCAATCTCACTCGCTTACTTGCACGTGTACAAAAG GTGAGAGATGAAATCGAACATCTTTTAGATGACAATGAAGACATGGCCCAACTGTACTTAACACGGAAGTGGATACAGAATCAACAATATGAGGTGATGCCTGGGGCTATGGCACTAAATGGTGTTGTCCCTGCAGCACATCATCTTGGGCGGCTCAGCTCTACCCGAAGTGGTAGTTTGGTGAGCAACTATCAAAATGACCATGATGTGGAGGACCTAGAAATGTTGCTTGAAGCTTACTTCACACAATTGGATGGCACCCGAAACAAGATTCTCTCT GTACGTGAGTATATTGATGACACGGAGGACTATGTTAACATACAACTCGATAACCAAAGAAATGAACTCATTCAACTGCAGTTGACTTTGACAATTGCTTCATTTGCCATAGCTGTGGAAACTCTTCTTGCGGGAATATTTGGTATGAATATTCCTTGCACATTGTACAACACGAATGGGATATTTGGTCGTGTTGTTGGATCCATGTCAGCTGCTTGTATAGTGCtgttttttcttgttttgtggTATGCCAGATGCAAGAAGCTTATTGGGAATTGA